One stretch of Chiroxiphia lanceolata isolate bChiLan1 chromosome 1, bChiLan1.pri, whole genome shotgun sequence DNA includes these proteins:
- the RNF152 gene encoding E3 ubiquitin-protein ligase RNF152 — protein sequence METLSQDSLLECQICFNYYSPRRRPKLLDCKHTCCSVCLQQMRTSQKDLRCPWCRGITKLPPGYSVSQLPDDPEVIAVIAIPHTSEHTPVFIKLPSNGCYMLPLPLSKERALLPGDIGCRLLPGSQQKSLTVVTIPTEQQPLQGGLSAEVGAEEPDRRGAVKSSTWSGVCTVILVACVLVFLLGIVLHNMSCISKRFTVISCG from the coding sequence ATGGAGACCCTGTCCCAGGACTCTCTGCTGGAGTGCCAGATTTGCTTCAACTACTACAGCCCCCGCCGGCGGCCCAAGCTGCTGGACTGCAAGCACACCTGCTGCTCGGTGTGCCTGCAACAAATGAGGACCAGCCAGAAGGACCTGCGCTGCCCGTGGTGCCGTGGGATCACCAAGCTGCCTCCGGGGTACTCTGTGTCACAGCTGCCCGATGACCCCGAGGTGATCGCCGTCATCGCGATCCCCCACACCTCGGAGCACACCCCTGTCTTCATCAAACTCCCCAGCAATGGATGCTACATGCTGCCCTTGCCCCTCTCCAAGGAGAGGGCGCTCCTGCCAGGAGACATTGGCTGCCgcctcctgcctggcagccaGCAGAAATCCCTGACGGTGGTGACgatccccacagagcagcagccgCTGCAGGGCGGCCTTTCCGCCGAGGTGGGAGCGGAGGAGCCGGACCGGAGAGGTGCTGTGAAAAGCTCCACCTGGTCTGGGGTGTGCACTGTGATCCTGGTGGCCTGCGTCCTGGTCTTTCTCCTGGGCATCGTCCTCCACAACATGTCATGCATTTCCAAGCGCTTCACAGTGATCTCCTGCGGCTga